The proteins below come from a single Etheostoma spectabile isolate EspeVRDwgs_2016 chromosome 4, UIUC_Espe_1.0, whole genome shotgun sequence genomic window:
- the rpl29 gene encoding large ribosomal subunit protein eL29, protein MAKSKNHTTHNQSRKAHRNGIKKPRSDRYESLKGVDPKFLRNMRFAKKHNKKGMKAAQKAAAAKAVK, encoded by the exons atggccaagtcaaagaaTCACACAACCCACAACCAGT CTCGTAAAGCCCACAGGAATGGCATCAAGAAGCCCAGATCTGATCGTTATGAGTCACTGAAAGGG GTGGACCCTAAGTTCCTGAGGAACATGCGCTTTGCTAAGAAGCACAACAAGAAGGGCATGAAGGCGGCGCAGAAGGCAGCGGCAGC taaagctgtcaaataa